From Paenibacillus graminis, a single genomic window includes:
- a CDS encoding methyl-accepting chemotaxis protein, translating into MKQPRNSRFRSVGMKLFVILFCTIVLLSSVLGLTSYYAAKGIITDQVAAASSQSIVQAADKLDFLFAEYEALSRQFAVDSILKADMETVNRPGAGTVDKAAAEDRIRRKLDSVKGSDERLLGIRLVSKSLVDADSYKSTGISSVRSAEGIQTRVKQLDEAKGNPVWFPVRAKGFFDVYDQSSLTMGRLLRNIQHPEAEYYMLIEIKGQALTDILSNLHIGLTGEIRILDPSGNIVYGADNKLLGEPSYIHPAAKPAEGERQSFTASNEQGTSQLVVYQPLDTAKWTLMGYAPVSDFTKSADRLLYITLSVVLAAAVIAVVIGYVLVRLIGRPLGKLAGLMEEGEQGNLQVRTHFKGRDEIGRLGHSFNKMMEQISLLAGQSSRSAAQVLATSEQLVNASSVTSAHAREVAAATGEIAHGAASLALEAENSNRNVERMNLQITKVQETNRAMDASAEKVITVSDQGAELMKTLVAQSESTVQMMELIQENSMRLRESTHLIRSILTPMVAVNKQTNILALNASIEAVRAGAAGRGFVVIANEIRGLADESNQSIAMVSKITEEISSRIENTVQVVGDTAPLFREQISSVRESSSIFEGVREEMEQFIGYLNESSASITELMEYQQQLGESMASVHAVVQQTSASTEEVASMSSQQFTVSEELVALSGKLEKLAEELKQSLVSFHG; encoded by the coding sequence ATGAAACAGCCGCGTAACTCGCGATTTAGATCGGTAGGCATGAAGCTGTTCGTCATTTTGTTCTGTACCATTGTGCTGCTGTCCTCTGTCCTGGGCCTGACCTCCTATTATGCCGCCAAAGGCATTATCACGGATCAGGTGGCTGCAGCTTCCTCCCAGTCTATAGTGCAGGCAGCAGACAAGCTGGACTTTTTATTTGCCGAGTACGAAGCGCTCTCCCGGCAGTTTGCTGTGGATTCCATTCTAAAGGCAGATATGGAAACGGTGAACCGCCCCGGAGCCGGGACCGTCGACAAAGCGGCGGCTGAGGACCGCATCCGCCGCAAGCTGGACTCGGTCAAAGGCTCCGACGAACGGCTCCTGGGCATCCGTCTGGTGTCAAAAAGCCTGGTGGATGCTGACTCTTACAAGTCGACGGGCATCAGCTCCGTCCGCAGCGCTGAAGGCATCCAGACAAGAGTGAAGCAGCTTGATGAAGCCAAGGGCAACCCGGTCTGGTTCCCGGTGCGGGCCAAAGGTTTCTTTGATGTGTATGACCAATCCTCGCTGACAATGGGCCGTTTGCTGCGGAATATACAGCATCCCGAAGCGGAGTATTACATGCTGATCGAGATCAAGGGTCAAGCGCTTACGGATATCCTCTCCAATCTGCATATTGGGCTCACGGGGGAAATCCGGATTCTGGACCCGTCGGGAAACATTGTATATGGAGCGGATAACAAGCTGCTCGGCGAACCCTCATACATCCATCCGGCAGCAAAGCCGGCGGAGGGAGAACGGCAGTCGTTTACCGCCAGCAATGAGCAGGGCACCTCTCAGCTTGTGGTCTATCAGCCGCTGGATACGGCCAAGTGGACGCTGATGGGTTATGCCCCGGTCAGTGATTTCACGAAATCAGCTGACCGTCTGCTCTACATAACGCTTTCAGTTGTCCTCGCGGCGGCAGTGATTGCAGTGGTCATCGGCTACGTTCTGGTTCGTCTGATCGGCCGTCCGCTGGGCAAGCTCGCCGGGCTGATGGAGGAAGGGGAGCAGGGCAATCTTCAGGTGCGTACCCATTTCAAAGGCCGGGATGAGATTGGGCGGCTGGGACATAGCTTCAACAAGATGATGGAACAGATTTCGCTGCTGGCAGGACAGAGCAGCCGTTCGGCGGCCCAGGTGCTGGCTACCTCGGAGCAGCTGGTGAATGCGTCCAGTGTGACCTCTGCTCATGCGAGAGAGGTGGCTGCAGCTACGGGAGAAATAGCCCATGGTGCGGCCAGTCTGGCTCTGGAAGCAGAGAACAGCAACCGCAACGTGGAGAGGATGAACCTCCAGATCACGAAAGTGCAGGAGACCAACAGGGCCATGGACGCTTCGGCGGAGAAGGTGATCACGGTCAGCGACCAGGGAGCAGAGCTGATGAAGACACTGGTGGCCCAGAGTGAATCAACTGTGCAGATGATGGAGTTGATTCAGGAGAACTCCATGAGGCTGCGTGAGAGCACACATTTGATCCGCAGCATCCTGACCCCGATGGTTGCCGTGAACAAACAGACGAATATCCTGGCGCTTAATGCTTCCATAGAAGCTGTTAGAGCCGGGGCGGCCGGAAGAGGTTTTGTTGTGATCGCCAATGAGATCAGAGGGCTGGCTGACGAGTCCAACCAATCGATTGCTATGGTATCGAAGATTACTGAAGAGATTAGCAGCCGGATTGAAAATACAGTCCAGGTGGTGGGCGATACGGCTCCGCTCTTTCGGGAGCAGATTTCCTCCGTGCGGGAATCTTCCAGTATATTTGAAGGGGTCCGTGAGGAGATGGAGCAGTTCATCGGCTATTTGAATGAATCGTCGGCGTCCATCACGGAGCTGATGGAGTACCAGCAGCAGCTGGGCGAATCCATGGCCAGTGTCCATGCGGTTGTGCAGCAGACCAGTGCTTCCACCGAGGAAGTTGCCTCCATGTCCTCGCAGCAGTTCACGGTCAGCGAGGAACTGGTTGCGCTGTCCGGCAAGCTGGAAAAGCTAGCGGAGGAATTGAAGCAGTCGCTGGTTTCCTTTCACGGATAG
- a CDS encoding GNAT family N-acetyltransferase yields MITELHTERLHLRKMKVSDSSSLFKIWSDPAVTKFMNVSCFTNENQAKAMINLLDNLYQEGKAIRFSIIKTESNEIIGSCGYNSLDFENAKAEIGYDIAKSFWGRGYASEAIRSLLDYAFSTLNLNRIEAKVEPGNANSIKLLQKLDFTFEGSLRQCERVDGTFKDLSIYSRLRSD; encoded by the coding sequence TTGATTACAGAATTGCACACAGAACGTTTACATTTGAGAAAAATGAAGGTATCGGATTCATCAAGCTTGTTTAAAATTTGGTCTGATCCGGCAGTTACCAAGTTTATGAATGTTAGTTGTTTTACTAATGAAAATCAGGCAAAAGCAATGATTAATCTCCTCGATAACCTTTATCAGGAGGGCAAAGCTATCCGGTTCTCCATAATTAAAACTGAATCCAATGAAATCATTGGGTCTTGTGGTTATAATTCCTTGGATTTTGAAAATGCTAAAGCAGAAATTGGTTACGACATTGCCAAATCATTTTGGGGAAGAGGATATGCTTCAGAAGCTATCCGTTCTTTGTTAGATTATGCATTCTCAACTTTAAATTTGAATCGGATCGAAGCAAAGGTTGAACCCGGAAATGCGAATTCAATCAAACTTTTACAAAAGCTGGACTTTACGTTTGAAGGAAGCCTTAGACAATGTGAAAGAGTAGACGGAACGTTTAAGGATCTCAGTATCTATTCAAGATTAAGATCGGATTGA
- a CDS encoding AraC family transcriptional regulator, producing the protein MNGSLFQQALLDGEYGPHFFAYYYKQWNPYTMAYHQHNSTEIMYLISGSCVVEVRQSENEEERFRLKRGELIMLDANVPHRLIVEEGTSCRMLNVEFGFTAAAGAVPSIARLAEAEAGLAGLLREPFRSLVLPDPEEVFHVLKSLVLELDQHGVEGEGQGKERGSIMIGLLFSELLLRLARLRREQLEASQQPAQLYVRRAVEFLHQNYDRSIQVKEIAAEVSLHPGYLHRIFRAHTGRTLTDYLNMLRMEKARMLLGQSEIPVAEIADYVGISSRQYFHLLFRKYTGCTPVEYRNSLERFSWSDAQPDIRDR; encoded by the coding sequence CTGAACGGAAGCCTGTTTCAGCAGGCTTTGCTGGACGGAGAGTATGGGCCGCATTTTTTTGCCTACTATTATAAACAGTGGAATCCATATACGATGGCGTACCATCAGCATAATTCAACGGAGATTATGTACCTGATCTCGGGGAGCTGTGTAGTCGAAGTGCGGCAGAGCGAGAATGAGGAGGAACGCTTTCGCCTGAAGCGGGGAGAGCTGATCATGCTTGATGCCAATGTGCCGCACCGGCTGATCGTGGAAGAAGGAACATCCTGCCGGATGCTGAATGTGGAATTCGGCTTCACGGCAGCTGCCGGAGCGGTTCCTTCCATCGCCAGGCTGGCTGAAGCGGAGGCTGGCCTGGCCGGGCTGCTGCGGGAGCCCTTCAGGAGTCTGGTGCTGCCGGACCCGGAAGAAGTATTTCATGTGCTGAAATCGCTGGTACTGGAGTTGGACCAGCATGGCGTAGAAGGGGAAGGACAGGGGAAGGAGCGGGGAAGCATAATGATCGGGCTGCTGTTCTCCGAGCTGCTGCTGCGCCTCGCCAGACTGCGCCGGGAACAGCTGGAGGCCAGCCAGCAGCCGGCACAGCTCTACGTGCGGCGTGCAGTTGAATTTCTCCATCAGAACTATGACCGCAGTATACAGGTCAAAGAGATTGCCGCCGAGGTGAGCCTGCATCCCGGCTATTTGCACCGGATCTTCCGCGCGCATACGGGCCGGACACTGACCGACTACCTGAATATGCTGCGGATGGAGAAAGCCAGAATGCTGCTGGGACAGAGCGAGATTCCCGTTGCGGAAATTGCCGACTATGTGGGGATCAGCAGCAGGCAGTATTTTCACCTCCTGTTCAGGAAGTATACGGGCTGTACTCCTGTGGAGTACCGTAATTCGCTGGAACGTTTTTCGTGGAGCGATGCCCAGCCGGACATCCGGGACAGGTGA
- a CDS encoding alpha-glucosidase/alpha-galactosidase, translating into MSFKVAFIGAGSIGFTRGLLRDLLTVPEFKEIEVSFMDINPHNLQMVTELCQRDIRENGLKIVISATTDRKEALKDAKYVFCTIRMGGLEAFATDVDIPLKYGVDQCVGDTLCAGGIMYGQRGIAEMLEICRDIREAAAPDVLLLNYSNPMAMLTWACNKYGGVRTIGLCHGVQHGHHQIAEVYGLEKSEVDIICAGINHQTWYISAKHKGRDLTGGLLEAFEKHPEFSRTEKVRIDMLRRFGYYSTESNGHLSEYVPWYRKRSGEIMDWIDLGSWINGETGGYLRVCTEGRNWFETDFPNWMKDPALEYTAEHRGEEHGSYIIEGLETGRVYRGHFNTVNNGIITNLPDDAIIEAPGYADHNGISMPLVGELPLGPAAVCSVSISVQRLAVEAAVHGDDQLLRQAFMMDPLVGAVCNPKEIWQMVDEMLVAGEAWLPQYSAAIAEAKVRLASGGLIPTLAGNAGAARLKVKSVDEMMQDREAANKNAGESDKGKDREKVSSVD; encoded by the coding sequence ATGTCTTTTAAAGTAGCTTTTATCGGGGCGGGCAGCATTGGCTTTACCCGCGGTTTACTGCGTGACCTGCTGACTGTACCGGAATTTAAGGAGATTGAAGTCTCTTTTATGGATATTAATCCTCATAATCTGCAGATGGTCACCGAGCTGTGCCAGCGGGATATCCGGGAGAATGGCCTCAAGATTGTGATCTCGGCTACGACGGACCGCAAAGAAGCGCTCAAGGATGCCAAGTACGTATTTTGCACAATCCGTATGGGCGGATTGGAGGCTTTTGCGACCGATGTGGATATTCCGCTGAAGTATGGTGTGGACCAGTGTGTGGGCGACACCTTATGTGCAGGCGGCATTATGTACGGGCAGCGCGGGATTGCCGAGATGCTGGAGATTTGCCGTGACATCAGAGAGGCGGCTGCGCCGGATGTGCTCCTGCTTAATTACTCGAATCCAATGGCCATGCTGACCTGGGCCTGCAACAAATACGGCGGTGTGCGGACCATCGGGCTCTGCCACGGAGTCCAGCATGGACATCACCAGATTGCCGAGGTCTATGGACTGGAGAAATCCGAGGTGGATATCATTTGTGCCGGGATCAATCACCAGACCTGGTATATCTCCGCGAAGCATAAGGGCAGGGATCTGACCGGAGGGCTGCTTGAAGCTTTTGAAAAGCACCCGGAATTCAGCCGGACGGAAAAGGTGCGGATTGATATGCTGCGCCGCTTCGGCTATTACAGCACCGAGTCCAACGGCCACTTGAGTGAATATGTGCCGTGGTACCGCAAGCGCAGCGGTGAAATCATGGACTGGATTGATCTGGGCAGCTGGATTAATGGAGAAACCGGAGGCTACTTGCGGGTCTGCACGGAGGGGCGCAACTGGTTCGAGACCGATTTTCCCAATTGGATGAAGGACCCGGCGCTGGAATACACGGCTGAGCACCGGGGCGAGGAGCACGGCTCCTATATAATTGAAGGGCTGGAGACAGGCAGAGTGTACAGGGGCCACTTTAATACCGTCAATAACGGGATTATTACCAATCTGCCGGACGATGCCATTATTGAAGCGCCGGGCTATGCCGATCATAACGGCATCTCCATGCCGCTGGTCGGCGAACTGCCGCTGGGTCCTGCTGCAGTGTGCAGTGTCAGCATTTCCGTGCAGCGTCTCGCTGTCGAGGCTGCTGTGCATGGCGATGACCAGCTGCTGCGCCAGGCCTTCATGATGGACCCGCTCGTCGGAGCGGTCTGCAATCCGAAGGAGATCTGGCAGATGGTGGATGAGATGCTGGTGGCAGGTGAAGCTTGGCTGCCGCAGTACAGTGCGGCGATTGCCGAAGCGAAGGTGCGTCTGGCTTCAGGCGGCCTCATACCGACACTGGCCGGCAATGCCGGGGCAGCCCGGCTGAAGGTGAAGTCCGTGGACGAGATGATGCAGGACCGGGAAGCGGCCAACAAGAACGCCGGCGAGTCTGACAAAGGCAAGGACCGGGAGAAGGTAAGCTCCGTAGATTGA
- the yhbH gene encoding sporulation protein YhbH — protein sequence MPQSSDHYAFVVSKEDWSLHRKGHQDQERHQQKVREAIKGNLPDLVTEENIIMSDGKQIVKVPIRSLDEYRIVYNFRKQKHVGQGDGESQVGDVLGRDSQSAQPGKGDKAGDQPGQDTVEAEVDLEDLEDILFEDMELPHLAPKTQEEIEVKSIVFNDIRKKGMMSNIDKKRTLLENLRRNASRGNPGIHSISPDDLRYKTWDDITVPHSNAVIIAMMDTSGSMGTFEKYCARSFFFWMTRFLRRQYEKVEIVFLAHHTEAKEVSEHDFFTRGESGGTICSSAYQKALEIIDSRYPPSRYNIYPFHFSDGDNLTSDNERCVKLIGELLKRSNMFGYGEVNQYNRSSTLMSAYRHLKQEQFMHYVIKDKKEVYQALKTFFGKREPVK from the coding sequence CTGCCGCAATCATCCGATCATTATGCGTTCGTCGTATCCAAAGAAGACTGGTCCCTTCACCGTAAAGGCCATCAGGATCAAGAGCGCCATCAGCAGAAGGTCCGGGAAGCCATTAAGGGGAATTTGCCCGACCTCGTGACCGAAGAGAATATTATTATGTCTGACGGTAAGCAGATCGTTAAAGTTCCTATCCGCAGTCTGGATGAGTACAGGATTGTCTACAACTTCCGCAAGCAAAAGCATGTCGGCCAAGGCGACGGCGAAAGCCAGGTCGGCGATGTGCTCGGCCGCGATTCTCAATCCGCCCAGCCAGGCAAAGGAGACAAGGCGGGCGATCAGCCCGGTCAGGATACAGTAGAAGCGGAGGTTGACCTGGAGGATCTGGAGGACATCCTGTTCGAGGACATGGAACTGCCTCATCTGGCTCCCAAAACACAGGAAGAGATCGAAGTCAAATCCATCGTCTTCAACGATATCCGCAAAAAAGGCATGATGTCCAACATCGACAAAAAACGCACCCTGCTTGAGAATCTGCGGCGCAACGCCAGCCGTGGCAACCCCGGCATTCACAGCATCAGCCCTGACGACCTGCGTTACAAAACCTGGGACGATATTACAGTTCCGCATTCCAATGCAGTCATTATAGCGATGATGGATACGTCCGGCTCCATGGGCACCTTCGAAAAATACTGCGCCCGCAGCTTCTTCTTCTGGATGACCCGCTTCCTGCGCCGCCAGTACGAGAAGGTCGAGATTGTATTTCTGGCGCATCATACAGAGGCCAAAGAAGTCAGCGAGCATGATTTCTTCACCCGCGGCGAAAGCGGAGGAACGATCTGCTCATCGGCCTACCAGAAAGCCCTGGAGATTATCGACAGCCGTTATCCGCCCTCCAGATACAATATTTATCCCTTCCATTTCTCCGACGGCGACAACCTTACTTCTGACAATGAACGCTGCGTTAAGCTGATCGGTGAACTGCTGAAACGCAGCAACATGTTCGGCTATGGGGAGGTTAATCAATACAACCGCAGCAGCACGCTGATGTCCGCCTACCGCCATCTGAAGCAGGAGCAGTTCATGCATTATGTGATCAAGGACAAAAAGGAAGTCTATCAAGCGCTGAAGACGTTTTTTGGCAAAAGAGAACCTGTAAAATAA
- a CDS encoding DUF11 domain-containing protein, which produces MIRDSRLQPVVSNQSMVLFSSAAGADVITYSNTVHTPVVGPVLTILKSADQTSVSLGETLVYTLIARNEGNAPALATLVDILPSGVSFVANSVLRDGVPLPGVSPSSGIPLGAIAPQGEIRIAFQVIVVSLPPSLELGNRARAVYSFTTSEGRRVEGEVYSNQVSVSLLAYKLSILLAASTPTTFVGDAVTFTLRLRNEGTRLMSGILATIPVPEGAAFLPASVISGGIYSPDAGPAKGIPLPPLAPGKAEDISFQVRVVSVPSSSALTTRAVVTYDTAGDAGETKSNTVTVAVIQSGLSVSLKVDKYSAAPGDQLRYEFTIRNSGNLAVDAMVADAIPTGTLFIWDSVRVDGIPQRGVRPGEGIPLGTIRAGSAAVVDFLVSIPAEANIHHVPAIQNQGSVEYTFTLPDGRNVRERVRSNTVVTLLVSPIISIEMTGEPPLVEPGGIAEFNITVMNSGNYPAEVSVIQIIPQGSTLETGKVTVSVHTLPESTYSGIISLGVMQPGQTIQLSYLVRVHPGYMGNALQGCSTALYLYTIDGRRYSGEARSNSYRLLIEEISE; this is translated from the coding sequence ATGATCCGGGATTCCCGCCTTCAACCCGTCGTCAGCAATCAATCCATGGTGCTGTTCAGCTCGGCAGCAGGTGCGGATGTTATTACTTATTCCAATACCGTCCACACTCCGGTTGTCGGCCCGGTTCTGACAATCTTAAAAAGTGCAGATCAAACCAGTGTCTCCCTCGGGGAGACACTGGTTTATACGCTTATTGCCCGCAATGAAGGCAATGCGCCAGCCCTGGCTACCCTTGTGGACATTCTGCCTTCCGGGGTATCCTTTGTCGCCAACAGTGTGCTGCGGGACGGAGTCCCCCTGCCCGGAGTCTCCCCGTCCTCCGGCATCCCGCTGGGGGCAATCGCTCCCCAGGGGGAGATCCGCATTGCCTTTCAAGTGATCGTTGTCTCCCTGCCGCCTTCTCTTGAGCTGGGCAACAGGGCAAGAGCCGTGTATTCTTTTACTACTTCGGAGGGAAGGCGTGTGGAGGGCGAAGTCTACTCGAACCAGGTATCGGTCTCCCTGCTCGCTTATAAGCTCTCTATTCTATTGGCGGCGAGCACACCTACAACATTTGTTGGGGATGCCGTTACGTTCACCCTGCGGCTAAGGAATGAGGGAACCCGGCTGATGTCTGGCATCCTGGCCACAATCCCTGTGCCGGAAGGGGCGGCATTCCTTCCCGCAAGCGTAATCTCGGGCGGTATCTATTCGCCGGATGCCGGCCCGGCTAAGGGCATACCGCTCCCCCCTCTCGCCCCAGGCAAGGCTGAAGACATCTCATTTCAGGTAAGGGTTGTTTCCGTTCCGTCCTCATCCGCCTTAACCACCCGGGCAGTTGTCACTTACGATACGGCTGGAGATGCGGGTGAAACCAAGAGCAATACAGTCACTGTCGCCGTAATTCAATCCGGCCTCTCTGTCAGCCTGAAGGTTGACAAGTACAGCGCAGCTCCCGGTGACCAGCTGCGCTATGAGTTCACCATCCGGAACAGCGGGAATCTGGCCGTGGACGCCATGGTTGCCGACGCCATTCCTACCGGCACACTGTTTATCTGGGACAGTGTACGTGTGGACGGAATTCCGCAGAGAGGAGTCCGTCCCGGAGAAGGCATTCCGCTTGGCACCATCCGGGCAGGATCGGCAGCCGTTGTGGATTTTCTCGTATCAATCCCTGCTGAGGCTAACATCCACCATGTGCCGGCAATCCAGAATCAAGGCAGCGTGGAGTATACTTTCACACTGCCGGATGGTCGTAATGTAAGGGAAAGGGTCCGTTCCAATACAGTCGTCACCCTGCTGGTCTCCCCAATCATCTCTATTGAAATGACAGGCGAGCCTCCACTAGTTGAACCCGGCGGCATTGCCGAATTCAACATCACTGTCATGAACAGCGGCAACTATCCGGCTGAGGTATCGGTCATACAGATCATTCCCCAGGGAAGCACGTTGGAGACGGGCAAGGTTACGGTCAGCGTCCATACGTTACCCGAATCCACATATAGCGGCATAATCTCACTAGGAGTGATGCAGCCAGGGCAGACCATTCAGCTCAGCTATCTTGTGCGTGTCCATCCGGGTTATATGGGCAACGCCCTTCAGGGCTGCTCAACCGCGCTGTATCTGTATACCATCGACGGACGCCGGTACTCCGGCGAGGCCCGCTCCAACAGCTACAGACTTTTAATTGAAGAAATCAGTGAATAA